From the Ruania alkalisoli genome, one window contains:
- the truB gene encoding tRNA pseudouridine(55) synthase TruB has protein sequence MSDGLVLVDKPAGWTSHDVVARARRLLHTRKIGHAGTLDPMATGLLVLGVNRATRLLTYLVGAEKEYLTTIRLGQETVTDDAEGEVIGASGIGADAGSAVRGGLDEAVAALTGAIEQVPSSVSAIKVNGQRSYARVRSGEDVKLAPRAVTVHTFDVTAVHPARADDGTPVLDVDARVSCSSGTYVRALARDLGYALGTGGHLTALRRTRVGPFDVASAERLEATTTTLSVLDVSTVLRVAFPVRRLDVEEAREIRFGRRIPPTGTDEVTAALGPDGRGLALLQDEAGRARPVLVLDPA, from the coding sequence ATGAGCGACGGTCTCGTCCTGGTCGACAAGCCGGCCGGCTGGACCAGCCACGATGTCGTGGCACGTGCGCGGCGACTGCTGCACACCCGCAAGATCGGTCACGCGGGAACGCTGGACCCGATGGCCACCGGTCTGCTCGTGCTCGGCGTGAACCGGGCAACACGGCTACTCACCTATCTGGTGGGCGCCGAGAAGGAGTACCTCACGACCATCCGTCTCGGCCAGGAAACGGTCACCGATGACGCCGAGGGCGAGGTCATCGGCGCTTCGGGCATCGGCGCTGACGCAGGCTCCGCCGTCAGAGGTGGCCTGGACGAGGCGGTGGCGGCACTCACCGGTGCGATCGAGCAGGTCCCGAGCTCTGTCAGCGCCATCAAGGTGAACGGTCAGCGGTCCTACGCCCGGGTACGCAGCGGGGAGGACGTGAAGCTGGCACCGCGAGCGGTGACCGTGCACACCTTCGATGTGACCGCGGTCCACCCGGCCCGTGCCGATGACGGCACCCCGGTGCTCGACGTCGACGCGCGGGTGTCCTGCTCGTCGGGGACCTACGTTCGCGCCCTCGCGCGCGATCTCGGGTATGCGCTCGGTACCGGTGGGCACTTGACCGCACTGCGACGGACGAGGGTCGGCCCCTTCGATGTGGCCTCGGCCGAACGCCTCGAGGCGACGACCACGACCTTGAGCGTCCTCGACGTGAGCACGGTGCTCCGGGTTGCGTTCCCGGTCCGGCGCCTCGACGTGGAGGAGGCCCGTGAGATCCGGTTCGGGCGCCGCATCCCACCGACCGGGACGGATGAGGTGACGGCGGCGCTCGGGCCGGACGGCCGAGGGCTCGCTCTGCTGCAGGACGAGGCAGGGCGGGCGCGGCCGGTGCTCGTTCTCGACCCGGCGTGA
- a CDS encoding aldo/keto reductase: MPIPSDLVSDLRPLGRTGISVSPLTLGTSGMGSGVEPGSQAERDAVELATAMLHGPAAVVDTSNVYGGGNSERILGLALRESGIAPGRQIVTKVDADPETGVFDRDRVLRSYDESLARLGVDRVSLLHLHDPYRIDFAEAMGPQGAVAGLLELRASGAVDAIGIAAGKVSVVGRYVESDCFDVLLTHNRFTLVERRATVLLEAARQREMGVFNAAPFGGSLLARGSASGGTYAYRPAPPELVERVRQLERICASHGIDLATAALQFSLRSPLVDSTVVGISRPERIADLEQRRAVQVPDEFWDAIDDLGVPPSVVED, translated from the coding sequence ATGCCCATACCTTCCGACCTCGTCAGCGATCTGCGTCCCCTCGGGCGGACCGGGATCTCCGTCAGCCCGCTCACGCTCGGTACCTCAGGCATGGGTTCGGGGGTCGAACCGGGTAGCCAGGCTGAACGGGACGCGGTCGAACTCGCGACAGCGATGCTGCATGGTCCTGCGGCCGTGGTCGACACCTCGAATGTCTACGGTGGCGGCAACAGTGAGCGCATCCTCGGGCTCGCGCTCCGCGAGTCCGGGATCGCGCCGGGCCGGCAGATCGTGACCAAGGTCGATGCCGACCCCGAGACCGGGGTATTCGACCGTGACCGCGTGCTGCGGTCCTATGACGAGAGCCTGGCACGACTGGGTGTGGACCGGGTGAGCCTGCTGCACCTGCACGACCCCTACCGGATCGACTTCGCCGAGGCGATGGGCCCTCAGGGTGCCGTTGCCGGTCTGCTGGAGCTGCGGGCGTCCGGTGCCGTGGATGCGATCGGTATCGCTGCCGGGAAGGTCTCGGTGGTGGGACGTTACGTCGAGAGCGACTGCTTCGACGTGCTCCTGACCCATAACCGCTTCACTCTCGTCGAACGGCGTGCCACGGTCCTGCTCGAGGCCGCCCGGCAGCGGGAGATGGGCGTCTTCAATGCGGCGCCCTTCGGCGGCTCGTTGCTGGCTCGAGGTTCGGCCAGCGGCGGGACGTACGCCTACCGCCCCGCCCCGCCCGAGCTTGTCGAGCGGGTGCGGCAGCTGGAGCGGATCTGTGCGTCCCACGGGATCGACCTGGCGACGGCGGCACTGCAGTTCTCGCTGCGCTCACCGCTGGTGGACTCGACCGTCGTGGGCATCTCACGGCCGGAGCGGATCGCAGACCTGGAGCAACGGCGGGCTGTCCAGGTCCCGGACGAGTTCTGGGATGCCATCGACGACCTGGGTGTTCCGCCGTCGGTGGTCGAGGACTGA
- a CDS encoding bifunctional riboflavin kinase/FAD synthetase produces the protein MERWYGIDQVPADLTASVVTIGNFDGVHLGHRAVLADVVDTAHALGCQSVAVTFDPHPAAVHRPHEAPELLTGLADRLDLLAETGLDATLVIAYTAGFAAQTPEEFARRTLVDTLRVRRVVVGEDVRFGRDNSGDRTTMVRLGERLGFSVQLVKDVSAAGDRRWSSTWVRELLAAGDCAGASAVLGRPHRMRGSVVHGEARGRQLGFPTANLAADATGTVPADGVYAGWLLRDPGHVQAAQPHRLPAAISIGTNPTFDGTVRQVEAHVLGRRDLDLYDEEVVVEFVRRLRPTVRFDGFEALVEQMRRDVVEAADVLDVPRPELLPALPG, from the coding sequence GTGGAGCGGTGGTACGGGATCGACCAGGTCCCCGCTGATCTGACTGCGAGTGTGGTCACGATCGGGAACTTCGACGGAGTTCATCTCGGCCACCGGGCCGTGCTCGCCGACGTCGTCGACACCGCTCACGCCCTCGGGTGCCAGTCGGTAGCGGTCACCTTCGATCCGCACCCGGCGGCCGTGCACCGGCCGCACGAGGCGCCTGAGTTGCTCACCGGTCTCGCGGACCGGCTGGATCTGCTTGCTGAGACCGGGTTGGATGCCACCCTGGTGATCGCCTACACCGCCGGCTTCGCCGCGCAGACTCCGGAGGAGTTCGCGCGGCGTACCCTCGTCGACACGCTCCGGGTCCGCCGAGTGGTGGTGGGCGAGGACGTCCGCTTCGGACGCGACAACAGCGGTGACCGGACGACGATGGTTCGGCTGGGGGAGCGGCTCGGCTTCTCGGTCCAGCTCGTCAAGGACGTCTCTGCTGCGGGCGATCGTCGCTGGTCCTCCACCTGGGTTCGTGAACTGCTGGCGGCCGGCGACTGCGCCGGAGCGTCGGCGGTCCTCGGCCGCCCTCACCGCATGCGTGGCAGTGTCGTCCACGGAGAGGCGCGCGGGCGCCAGCTCGGGTTCCCGACGGCGAACCTCGCTGCCGATGCGACCGGTACCGTCCCCGCCGACGGCGTCTATGCGGGCTGGCTGCTGCGTGATCCCGGGCATGTGCAAGCGGCTCAGCCCCATCGGCTTCCCGCCGCGATCTCCATCGGGACCAACCCGACGTTTGACGGCACAGTGCGCCAGGTGGAGGCGCACGTCCTGGGCCGGCGCGACCTGGATCTCTACGACGAGGAGGTCGTCGTCGAGTTCGTGCGACGTCTGCGTCCCACGGTCCGGTTCGATGGATTCGAAGCGCTAGTGGAGCAGATGCGCCGGGATGTGGTCGAGGCGGCTGATGTGCTCGACGTCCCACGCCCGGAACTCCTTCCGGCACTGCCGGGGTGA
- the rpsO gene encoding 30S ribosomal protein S15, which yields MALEPDVKKQIITEYATHEGDTGSPEVQIALLTRRISDLTEHFKEHKHDHHSRRGLLLLVGQRRRLLGYLRSVDIERYRSLIERLGIRR from the coding sequence GTGGCCCTGGAGCCGGACGTCAAGAAGCAGATCATCACCGAGTACGCCACGCACGAGGGCGACACAGGTTCCCCCGAGGTCCAGATTGCGCTGCTGACGCGGCGCATCAGCGACCTCACTGAACACTTCAAGGAGCACAAGCACGACCACCACTCCCGTCGTGGTCTGTTGCTACTGGTCGGTCAGCGCCGCCGGCTCCTCGGGTACCTGCGCAGCGTCGACATCGAGCGGTATCGCTCGCTGATCGAACGTCTCGGCATCCGCCGCTGA
- a CDS encoding polyribonucleotide nucleotidyltransferase, whose product MEGPEIQFAEAVIDNGSFGTRTVRFETGRIAKQASGSAVAYLDEDTMVLSTTTAGKHPKDHFDFFPLTVDVEERQYAAGKIPGSFFRREGRPSTEAILACRLIDRPLRPLFVKGLRNEVQVVETVLAIHPDDAYDVLAINGASMSTQLSGLPFSGPVGATRIALVDGQWVAFPRYSELERAVFSMVVAGRIVTAEDGSQDVAIAMIEAEATDNAWTLITEQGVGAPTEDVVAEGLEASKASIRALAEAQIALAGQAAKEVQEFPLFPDYADDAFEAVEAQVGAKLSEALAIAGKAEREARIDEIKDAMLGALQDGFDGREKELSAAFRQVTKTLIRKRIITDGFRIDGRGLRDIRPLSAEVEVLPRVHGSAIFERGETQIMGVTTLNMLKMEQQLDTLSPQTRKRYMHNYNFPPYSTGETGRVGSPKRREIGHGALAERAIVPVLPTREEFPYAIRQVSEALGSNGSTSMGSVCASTLALLNAGVPLRAPVAGIAMGLVSDTIEGETRYAALTDILGAEDAFGDMDFKVAGTREFITAIQLDTKLDGIPAHVLTGALTQAKEARLHILDVMAEAIDTPDEMAATAPRVITVQVPVSKIGEVIGPKGKMINQIQEDTGADISIEDDGTVFIGATDGPSAEAARQAINAIANPQMPEVGERFIGTVVKIMSFGAFVSLAPGKDGLLHITQIRRLVGGKRVESVEDVLSVGQKIDVELAEIDDRGKLSLHAVIEDDKAAEEAESAESDEAAEATN is encoded by the coding sequence ATGGAGGGTCCCGAGATCCAGTTCGCCGAAGCCGTGATCGACAACGGCTCGTTCGGCACCCGCACGGTCCGGTTCGAGACCGGACGCATCGCCAAGCAGGCCTCCGGCTCCGCCGTTGCCTATCTCGACGAGGACACGATGGTCCTGTCGACCACGACGGCCGGCAAGCACCCGAAGGACCATTTCGACTTCTTCCCGCTCACGGTGGACGTGGAGGAGCGCCAGTACGCCGCAGGGAAGATTCCCGGCTCGTTCTTCCGCCGCGAGGGACGTCCCTCGACCGAGGCCATCCTCGCCTGCCGCCTCATCGACCGGCCTCTGCGTCCGCTGTTCGTCAAGGGACTGCGCAACGAGGTCCAGGTTGTCGAGACCGTGCTGGCCATCCACCCTGACGACGCGTACGACGTCCTGGCGATCAACGGTGCCTCGATGTCCACGCAGTTGTCCGGCCTGCCGTTCTCCGGCCCGGTCGGTGCCACCCGGATCGCTCTCGTGGACGGTCAGTGGGTCGCGTTCCCGCGCTACAGCGAGCTCGAGCGCGCCGTGTTCTCGATGGTCGTCGCCGGTCGCATCGTGACCGCTGAGGACGGTTCGCAGGATGTTGCCATCGCCATGATCGAGGCTGAGGCGACCGACAACGCCTGGACGCTCATCACCGAGCAGGGCGTGGGCGCCCCGACCGAGGACGTCGTGGCCGAGGGGCTGGAGGCGTCCAAGGCCTCCATCCGCGCGCTCGCCGAGGCGCAGATCGCCCTTGCGGGCCAGGCGGCCAAGGAGGTCCAGGAGTTCCCGCTGTTCCCGGACTACGCCGACGATGCATTCGAGGCCGTCGAGGCCCAGGTGGGTGCCAAGCTCTCCGAGGCTCTGGCCATCGCAGGCAAGGCCGAGCGCGAGGCTCGCATCGACGAGATCAAGGACGCCATGCTCGGCGCCCTGCAGGACGGTTTCGACGGTCGGGAGAAGGAACTGTCGGCCGCCTTCCGCCAGGTGACCAAGACGCTGATCCGCAAGCGGATCATCACCGACGGTTTCCGCATCGACGGTCGCGGGCTGCGCGACATCCGGCCCCTCTCGGCCGAGGTGGAGGTGTTGCCCCGGGTGCACGGCTCGGCCATCTTCGAGCGTGGCGAGACCCAGATCATGGGCGTCACCACGCTGAACATGCTCAAGATGGAGCAGCAGCTTGACACGCTGTCGCCGCAGACCCGCAAGCGGTACATGCACAACTACAACTTCCCGCCCTACTCCACCGGTGAGACCGGGCGGGTGGGAAGCCCGAAGCGTCGGGAGATCGGCCACGGCGCGCTCGCCGAGCGGGCGATCGTGCCGGTGCTGCCCACGCGCGAGGAGTTCCCGTACGCAATCCGGCAGGTTTCCGAGGCACTCGGTTCCAACGGGTCCACCTCGATGGGTTCGGTCTGCGCCTCCACACTCGCGCTGCTGAATGCCGGTGTGCCGCTGCGCGCGCCGGTGGCAGGAATCGCCATGGGCTTGGTCTCGGACACGATCGAGGGTGAGACCCGCTACGCGGCGCTCACCGACATCCTCGGGGCCGAGGACGCCTTCGGTGACATGGACTTCAAGGTTGCCGGAACGCGGGAGTTCATCACCGCGATCCAGCTCGACACCAAGCTCGACGGGATCCCGGCGCACGTCCTGACTGGTGCCCTGACGCAGGCCAAGGAAGCGCGTCTGCACATCCTGGACGTCATGGCTGAGGCGATCGATACACCGGACGAGATGGCTGCTACGGCCCCGCGTGTGATCACCGTGCAGGTTCCGGTTTCCAAGATCGGCGAGGTCATCGGCCCGAAGGGCAAGATGATCAACCAGATCCAGGAGGACACCGGCGCCGACATCTCGATCGAGGATGACGGCACGGTGTTCATCGGGGCCACCGATGGGCCCTCGGCTGAGGCGGCACGGCAGGCGATCAACGCGATCGCGAACCCGCAGATGCCCGAGGTCGGTGAGCGGTTCATCGGTACAGTCGTCAAGATCATGTCCTTCGGCGCGTTCGTCTCGCTCGCTCCGGGCAAGGACGGCCTGCTGCACATCACCCAGATCCGACGCCTGGTCGGCGGTAAGCGGGTGGAGTCGGTTGAGGACGTGCTCTCGGTCGGTCAGAAGATCGATGTGGAGCTGGCCGAGATCGACGACCGCGGCAAGCTCTCCCTGCACGCGGTCATCGAGGATGACAAGGCAGCCGAGGAAGCCGAGTCGGCTGAGTCGGATGAGGCCGCCGAGGCGACGAACTGA
- a CDS encoding M16 family metallopeptidase, whose product MAELILGPAGTPGTELTVETEAGALVRRSVLPGGIRVLTEAMPGQRSVAVGAWVAVGSRDETDGHHGSTHFLEHLLFKGTPRRDAMAIASAFDAVGGEANAATGKEHTCYFARVLDADQPMAVDVILDMVTSAVLDPSEFTSEREVILEELAMNEDDPGDVAHERFSAQVFGTHPLGRPIGGTPETIRDVPRNAVFEHYRRTYVPSELVVTAAGGVDHDELCSQVLSAVRSGGWDLPEGVRPAARRRAGVDLHVGASGDFPTDPSVLTVHRATEQANVLLGGLGLPAGDERRFELSVLNAVLGGSMSSRLFQEVREKRGLAYAVYSFSGGFADAGMFGLYAGCAPGKVEQVVDLLEEQWQLLASDLVPVQELERGIGQVCGQMVLGLEDNGSRMSRLGRTEISTGELLTVTETLDRVRAVRADDVRALAADLLAQPRHLTVVGPFDTAYRGQGRLEKGREA is encoded by the coding sequence ATGGCAGAGCTGATCCTGGGTCCGGCGGGTACGCCGGGCACCGAGCTCACCGTGGAGACCGAAGCGGGCGCCCTCGTGCGCCGATCGGTGCTCCCGGGCGGTATCCGGGTGCTGACCGAGGCGATGCCCGGTCAGCGCTCGGTGGCCGTGGGCGCCTGGGTGGCCGTCGGTTCGCGTGACGAGACCGACGGTCACCACGGTTCCACCCACTTCCTGGAGCACCTGCTGTTCAAGGGCACACCGCGCAGGGACGCGATGGCGATCGCTTCGGCGTTCGATGCCGTCGGCGGTGAGGCCAACGCAGCCACCGGCAAGGAGCACACGTGCTACTTCGCACGTGTGCTGGACGCCGACCAACCGATGGCCGTGGACGTCATCCTCGACATGGTGACCTCCGCCGTCCTGGACCCGTCCGAGTTCACCAGCGAGCGCGAGGTGATCCTCGAAGAACTCGCCATGAACGAGGACGATCCCGGTGATGTCGCACATGAGCGATTCTCCGCCCAGGTGTTCGGTACACATCCGCTCGGGCGGCCGATCGGCGGCACGCCGGAGACGATCCGTGACGTGCCCAGGAACGCGGTCTTCGAGCACTATCGCCGCACCTATGTCCCCTCGGAGCTGGTGGTGACGGCGGCCGGCGGCGTCGACCATGACGAACTGTGCTCGCAGGTCCTCTCGGCGGTGCGGTCCGGTGGTTGGGATCTGCCCGAGGGGGTACGCCCGGCAGCACGGCGCCGTGCCGGCGTCGATCTGCATGTCGGGGCTTCGGGGGATTTCCCGACCGATCCGAGCGTCTTGACCGTGCACCGTGCCACTGAGCAGGCGAATGTTCTGCTCGGCGGGCTCGGTCTGCCCGCCGGGGACGAGCGCCGGTTTGAGCTATCCGTGCTCAACGCCGTGCTCGGCGGGTCCATGAGTTCGCGACTGTTCCAGGAAGTGCGTGAGAAGCGTGGCCTGGCCTATGCGGTCTATTCGTTCTCGGGTGGGTTCGCCGATGCTGGCATGTTCGGTCTCTACGCAGGATGCGCTCCTGGCAAGGTCGAGCAGGTCGTCGATCTGCTCGAGGAGCAGTGGCAGCTCCTGGCCAGTGACCTTGTACCCGTGCAGGAGCTGGAACGGGGAATCGGTCAGGTGTGCGGGCAGATGGTGCTGGGGCTGGAGGACAACGGTTCCCGGATGTCACGACTGGGGCGCACGGAGATCAGCACTGGTGAGCTCCTGACCGTGACCGAGACGCTCGATCGCGTACGCGCGGTGCGGGCAGATGACGTCAGGGCGTTGGCGGCGGATCTGCTGGCTCAGCCTCGGCACCTGACTGTCGTCGGCCCGTTCGACACTGCCTACCGAGGTCAGGGCCGGCTTGAGAAGGGACGTGAGGCATGA
- the dapB gene encoding 4-hydroxy-tetrahydrodipicolinate reductase: MTGESRQDTRAESARDAVPAGGSPLRVAVLGAAGRMGSTVCEAVESAPDMSVIARLDVGDDIAALAGVADVAVDFTVPSATEANVHALIDAGVHPVVGTTGWDEPALDRVREHLERDGRGLGALIAPNFALSAVLAMQFAAQAARYFESVEIIELHHPNKVDAPSGTAVHTAQAVARAREGMPVAPDATQTCLDGARGARVQGIPVHAVRLQGLVAHEEILFGNPGEQLTIRTDSFERSSFMPGVLLAARTVGSRPGLAVGLDAYLELGR; encoded by the coding sequence ATGACCGGGGAGAGCAGGCAGGACACGCGTGCGGAATCCGCTCGGGATGCAGTGCCGGCCGGGGGTAGCCCTCTGAGGGTCGCCGTGCTGGGAGCTGCCGGACGGATGGGCAGCACCGTATGCGAGGCCGTCGAATCCGCCCCGGATATGAGCGTGATAGCGCGGCTCGATGTGGGCGACGACATCGCGGCTCTCGCAGGTGTCGCGGATGTCGCCGTGGATTTCACGGTGCCGTCGGCCACGGAGGCCAACGTCCATGCACTCATCGATGCCGGTGTTCATCCGGTGGTGGGAACCACCGGATGGGACGAGCCGGCCCTGGATCGGGTGCGCGAGCATCTCGAACGCGATGGTCGGGGGCTGGGTGCCCTGATCGCCCCGAACTTCGCTCTCTCGGCTGTTCTCGCCATGCAGTTCGCTGCCCAGGCCGCCCGCTACTTCGAGTCGGTCGAGATCATTGAACTTCATCACCCGAACAAGGTCGATGCCCCCTCTGGTACGGCGGTGCACACGGCACAGGCGGTGGCCCGAGCTCGGGAGGGCATGCCTGTGGCTCCGGACGCCACGCAGACCTGCCTCGACGGAGCCCGTGGCGCGCGCGTCCAGGGCATCCCGGTGCACGCGGTCAGGTTGCAGGGGCTGGTCGCGCACGAGGAGATCTTGTTCGGCAACCCGGGGGAGCAGCTGACGATACGCACCGACAGCTTCGAACGCTCCTCGTTCATGCCCGGGGTGCTGCTCGCCGCACGGACCGTGGGTTCTCGACCCGGACTGGCCGTGGGACTAGATGCCTACCTGGAGCTGGGTCGCTGA
- a CDS encoding GNAT family N-acetyltransferase — protein MDLPPPSSGPADHHGDLHADVSVRPSVAGDAPALGLIQARAWRAAHATTLPGTALDALDADGFAQAWRSAITSPPSAKHRMLTACDGPQVVGFAALAPAPRTEETGEIVALEVDPDHARAGHGSRLLAACTDILRKTGATHVRAWVVEGDDARSAFLATAGLEPIGVRRVLDVAGAQVREEAWSALL, from the coding sequence ATGGACCTGCCTCCCCCGTCATCCGGACCCGCCGATCATCACGGGGACCTGCACGCCGATGTCTCCGTCCGGCCATCCGTCGCCGGAGACGCCCCTGCGCTCGGTCTCATCCAGGCCAGAGCATGGCGTGCGGCCCACGCCACCACGCTGCCGGGGACAGCCCTCGATGCACTCGATGCCGACGGGTTCGCACAGGCCTGGCGGTCCGCGATCACGTCCCCACCCTCGGCAAAGCACCGGATGCTGACCGCGTGCGATGGTCCACAGGTTGTCGGATTCGCGGCGCTCGCGCCGGCACCCCGGACTGAGGAGACGGGGGAGATCGTGGCGCTGGAGGTCGACCCCGACCATGCACGTGCTGGGCACGGGTCACGTCTCCTCGCCGCCTGCACCGACATCCTGCGCAAGACGGGCGCTACCCACGTGCGGGCGTGGGTCGTCGAGGGAGACGACGCGCGTTCGGCCTTCCTCGCCACAGCCGGGTTGGAGCCCATCGGCGTACGCCGGGTGCTGGACGTGGCCGGGGCCCAGGTGCGCGAAGAGGCCTGGTCGGCGCTGCTGTGA
- the dapA gene encoding 4-hydroxy-tetrahydrodipicolinate synthase, which translates to MSSSSRPSRSFGSVSVAMVTPMKPDGTIDIATSRRLARHLIDSGADGLVLNGTTGESPTTHQPEKDEFVAAVVDEVGAEAMIIAGAGSNDTAHAVRIAEAAERTGVHGLLVVSPYYNRPSQEGVYRHLRAIVESTSLPAMLYDIPGRTGVAIGDEILDRLAEHPQIRAVKDATGNVAQGFDRMRRTGLEYYSGDDNLNLAWLVHGASGLVSVVGHVEAGRYAEMVGAVDSGDLYSARDLSAQLAPVVEAIMGGGQGAVMAKAALQLQGHLPHRSVRSPLVEANAAEMADLRTALTLHGLLEDSDR; encoded by the coding sequence ATGTCCAGCTCGTCGCGCCCGTCGCGCTCCTTCGGTTCCGTCAGTGTCGCCATGGTGACGCCGATGAAACCGGACGGCACGATCGATATCGCCACCTCGCGACGACTGGCGCGCCATCTGATTGATTCCGGTGCCGACGGTCTGGTGCTCAATGGCACCACCGGTGAGTCGCCGACCACGCACCAGCCGGAGAAGGACGAGTTCGTGGCGGCCGTCGTGGACGAGGTCGGTGCAGAGGCGATGATCATCGCCGGCGCCGGCTCGAACGACACCGCTCACGCCGTCCGGATCGCCGAGGCCGCCGAACGCACCGGTGTGCACGGACTGCTCGTGGTCTCGCCCTACTACAACCGGCCCTCTCAGGAAGGCGTCTACCGGCATCTACGGGCCATCGTGGAGTCCACCAGCCTTCCGGCGATGCTCTACGACATCCCCGGGCGCACCGGGGTGGCGATCGGCGACGAGATCCTCGACCGCCTGGCCGAGCACCCGCAGATCAGGGCGGTCAAAGATGCCACGGGCAACGTTGCCCAAGGGTTCGACCGGATGCGGCGTACTGGGCTGGAGTACTACTCCGGGGACGACAATCTCAATCTCGCCTGGCTGGTGCACGGCGCCTCCGGGCTCGTCTCGGTGGTTGGCCACGTGGAGGCTGGTCGCTATGCCGAGATGGTGGGTGCGGTCGACTCCGGAGACCTGTACAGCGCCCGGGATCTGTCAGCGCAGCTGGCGCCGGTGGTCGAGGCGATCATGGGCGGGGGTCAAGGAGCCGTCATGGCGAAGGCAGCGTTGCAGCTGCAGGGGCACCTCCCGCACCGATCGGTCCGCTCACCGCTCGTCGAGGCGAACGCTGCTGAGATGGCAGACTTGCGCACCGCACTGACCTTGCACGGACTACTTGAGGACTCCGATCGATGA
- a CDS encoding ribonuclease J, with translation MSHPHPDLKPPGPLAPGALRIVPLGGLGEVGRNMAVLEFEGRLLVIDCGVLFPEDHQPGVDLILPDFGYLEDRMDQVEAIVLTHGHEDHIGAVPYLLRLRKDIPLIGSKLSLAFVAAKLKEHRIKPVLREVSEGQRRTFGVFDLEFVAVNHSIPDALAVAVRTPAGMVLHTGDFKMDQLPLDSRITDLRAFARLGEEGVDLFMTDSTNAEVPGFTTSERDIGPVLDSVFAQAEGRIVVASFSSHVHRVQQVLDAADAHGRRVALVGRSMVRNMTIASELGYLNVPDGVLIDVKKIDDLPEDRMVLMCTGSQGEPMAALSRIANRDHRVSVGPGDTVILASSLIPGNENAVFRIINGLIRLGAKVVHQANARVHVSGHASAGELLYCYNIVRPKNVMPVHGEVRHLVANGALAVKTGVPPERVVLAEDGVVVDLVDGKAKIAGAVPCGYIYVDGSSVGGVTEAELKDRRILGEEGFISIFVVVDSSSGEVVAGPELHVRGVAEGEDKLAAIVPEITKALTEAAAGGNADTHQLQQVVRRVVGRFASSKLKRRPMIIPVVVES, from the coding sequence ATGAGCCACCCCCACCCTGACCTCAAGCCCCCGGGTCCGCTGGCACCGGGCGCGCTTCGGATCGTCCCGCTCGGCGGTCTCGGCGAGGTCGGGCGCAATATGGCCGTGCTGGAGTTCGAGGGCCGTCTGCTCGTCATCGACTGTGGCGTGCTGTTCCCCGAGGATCACCAGCCGGGCGTCGATCTCATCCTGCCCGACTTCGGGTACCTCGAGGATCGGATGGACCAGGTCGAGGCGATCGTGCTCACTCACGGGCACGAGGACCACATCGGTGCCGTGCCGTATCTGCTGCGACTGCGCAAGGACATCCCGCTCATCGGCTCGAAGTTGTCGCTGGCGTTCGTGGCCGCCAAGCTCAAGGAGCACCGGATCAAGCCGGTACTTCGTGAGGTTTCGGAGGGGCAGCGCCGGACTTTCGGGGTGTTCGATCTCGAGTTCGTGGCCGTGAACCACTCGATCCCCGATGCGCTGGCCGTCGCGGTGCGCACGCCGGCGGGTATGGTGCTCCACACCGGTGACTTCAAGATGGACCAGCTCCCGCTGGACTCACGGATCACGGACCTGAGGGCCTTCGCCCGCCTCGGCGAAGAGGGTGTCGATCTGTTCATGACCGACTCGACGAATGCCGAGGTGCCGGGTTTCACGACCTCCGAGCGCGACATCGGCCCGGTGCTGGACTCCGTGTTCGCACAGGCGGAGGGCCGGATCGTGGTTGCTTCCTTCTCCTCGCACGTCCATCGCGTTCAGCAGGTGCTGGACGCGGCAGACGCTCACGGCAGGCGTGTGGCCCTGGTCGGCCGGTCGATGGTACGGAACATGACGATCGCCTCCGAGCTCGGATATCTGAACGTGCCTGACGGAGTGCTGATCGACGTCAAGAAGATCGACGACCTGCCCGAGGACCGAATGGTGCTCATGTGCACCGGGTCTCAGGGTGAGCCGATGGCGGCGCTGTCACGGATCGCGAACCGGGACCACCGAGTCTCGGTCGGCCCGGGGGATACCGTGATCCTGGCCTCCTCCCTCATCCCCGGGAACGAGAACGCCGTCTTCCGGATCATCAACGGGTTGATCCGCCTCGGTGCCAAGGTCGTGCACCAGGCCAACGCCCGTGTCCACGTCTCCGGACACGCCTCAGCAGGCGAGCTGCTCTACTGCTACAACATCGTGCGCCCCAAGAACGTGATGCCGGTGCACGGTGAGGTGCGTCATCTCGTGGCGAACGGCGCGCTCGCCGTCAAGACCGGAGTGCCGCCTGAGCGGGTCGTGCTCGCCGAGGACGGCGTTGTCGTCGACCTGGTGGACGGTAAGGCGAAGATCGCCGGCGCCGTCCCGTGCGGGTACATCTACGTCGACGGTTCGTCGGTCGGAGGTGTGACCGAAGCCGAGTTGAAAGATCGCCGGATCCTCGGCGAAGAAGGTTTCATCTCCATCTTCGTCGTCGTCGACTCCTCGTCCGGAGAGGTCGTCGCCGGCCCGGAGCTGCACGTTCGTGGTGTCGCCGAGGGTGAGGACAAGCTGGCTGCGATCGTGCCTGAGATCACCAAGGCGCTCACCGAGGCTGCCGCGGGTGGGAATGCCGATACGCACCAGTTGCAGCAGGTGGTGCGCCGCGTCGTCGGCCGCTTCGCCTCGAGCAAGCTGAAGCGGCGCCCGATGATCATTCCGGTGGTCGTGGAGTCCTGA